TTACTTCGCGGAGGAGCACGGCACTATTGCATGGTAGCGCCGAATGTCAGGCGTACTTGTCGAGTACCTGTGTAACATTCAGGACCTCGACTTGGGCTAGTTTTACCAGCCGGCCCAGCAGCTTGTCCAGATAGGCCGCACTGATGGGTCCCCACCCTTCGTCTCCCAAACCGTGCGTATTGACAATCAGCCACCCACCTTGCTCATTTTCCAGGAACGTATTCACATGGTTCTCCACCCAGGCATCGCCGTTTCCTGGTCTGGGATAGATGACGCAGCTTAGCCGGCGCGTTTCAGCAGTAGGAAATGGATTAACATCCCAGTTGCCGCCCGTTCGAATGGCTCGTACCTGCGCCAACGTATGGTCCTCCAGTGCCGGCGTTGATGCGTTAAACGGGAAATTGAAAATGGCATCTTTCCGCTTAAAACCGTCGAGGTGTTTTTCAAAGTAATCAAGTGACTTATCGATCAGCTTTTTGGCGCGCTCTTCTGGTAAGCGGGCGAGGTTGTTGTGCGCCCAGCTATGCACCATCACTTCGTGTCCTCTATCCTGTAAGCTATTCCAGGTGTCAAAATCACCCATCAGATGCTTCTTGATGTAGTCGTCGGGCTCCACAAATTCGGGTAAGTGCGCTGAGGCTATAACATTGAAACATCCCGAAAGGCCATGCTGCTCATGGATTCGGGCAGCCTCCAGAAATGACTTCTTGAATCCGTCATCAAAACTGAAGGTCACCAAATGCGAGGGACGCCGGCCCAAAGGGTTGTCCAGACGCAACGTACCTGTTCCCAATGCCAGGGCGCTCATGCCCAGTTGCTGCACAAACGTTCTTCTTTTCATTTGATGTCCCACGTGTTAATTTGCTAAATACATACCAGTTGGCGAAGCCTTGCACAATACTCGAATAGACACGGTTTACTGCGCGAAGGTTTACAATATCCTTCCTTGCTGATACGCTCTGCAAACACTACGTATCAACCAACAGCAAGGATACATGACGCAATGCGCGATGTCGATTAATGAAACCTAAACGAACGCTCTGAATATGCCTTGGCCCACTACCTAACAGCGCAGACCACCTGCGTGAAATGACGAGAACGCCCAGAAAATCGTGAAACAGCTCGCCCCAATCCGCTACATAGACATCGAAACTGGCATCGCCCACGAAGAACAGGTGTACGGCGGGTCCTGGGTTAAATTGTTGTACGGCACCTGGATAGGCCGGCTCGTTTCTGCACTAATTGCACTCCCGCCGTTCAGCAAGTTTTACGGTTGGCTGCAAGACCGGC
The Bacteroidota bacterium DNA segment above includes these coding regions:
- a CDS encoding polysaccharide deacetylase family protein is translated as MKRRTFVQQLGMSALALGTGTLRLDNPLGRRPSHLVTFSFDDGFKKSFLEAARIHEQHGLSGCFNVIASAHLPEFVEPDDYIKKHLMGDFDTWNSLQDRGHEVMVHSWAHNNLARLPEERAKKLIDKSLDYFEKHLDGFKRKDAIFNFPFNASTPALEDHTLAQVRAIRTGGNWDVNPFPTAETRRLSCVIYPRPGNGDAWVENHVNTFLENEQGGWLIVNTHGLGDEGWGPISAAYLDKLLGRLVKLAQVEVLNVTQVLDKYA